The following proteins are co-located in the Camelina sativa cultivar DH55 chromosome 12, Cs, whole genome shotgun sequence genome:
- the LOC104729344 gene encoding phospho-2-dehydro-3-deoxyheptonate aldolase 1, chloroplastic-like, which yields MALSNAASRSIYVTSGDARLSHRQTNRQSSFFTFHPAAKPNSVKLVTALHAAEPSRNSVSVASPSSSGALKWTPESWKLKKALQLPDYPDANELESVLKTIEAFPPIVFAGEARNLEERLAEAAVGKAFLLQGGDCAESFKEFNATNIRDTFRVLLQMSIVLTFGGQVPVIKVGRMAGQFAKPRSDPFEEIDGVKLPSYKGDNINGDTFDEKSRIPDPNRMIRAYTQSAATLNLLRAFATGGYAAMQRVTQWNLDFVEDSEQSDRYQELGNRVDEALGFMSACGLGKDHPLMTTTDFYTSHECLLLPYEQSLTRLDSTSGLYYDCSAHMVWCGERTRQLDGAHVEFLRGIANPLGIKVSNKMDPNELVKLVEILNPNNKPGRITVIVRMGAENMRVKLPHLIRAVRRSGQIVTWVCDPMHGNTIKAPCGLKTRAFDSILAEVRAFLDVHEQEGSHAGGIHLEMTGQNVTECIGGSRTVTYDDLSSRYHTHCDPRLNASQSLELAFIVAERLRKRRTSS from the exons TCAATCTTCCTTCTTCACATTTCATCCCGCCGCCAAGCCTAACTCCGTTAAACTCGTCACGGCCCTTCACGCCGCTGAGCCTTCTAGAAACTCTGTTTCCGTTGCGTCCCCATCTTCTTCTGGTGCATTGAAATGGACTCCAGAGAGCTGGAAACTGAAAAAAGCTCTGCAGCTTCCTGATTACCCTGACGCTAACGAGCTTGAGTCTGTGCTTAAGACGATTGAGGCTTTCCCTCCTATCGTATTCGCCGGAGAAGCTAGGAATCTCGAAGAGAGATTGGCTGAGGCTGCTGTTGGTaaagcttttcttcttcaaggAGGTGATTGTGCTGAGAGTTTCAAGGAGTTTAATGCTACTAATATCAGAGATACCTTTAGGGTTTTGCTTCAGATGAGTATTGTTCTTACCTTCGGAGGCCAAGTTCCGGTTATTAAG GTAGGGAGAATGGCTGGTCAATTTGCTAAGCCTAGATCTGATCCGTTTGAGGAGATTGATGGAGTGAAATTACCTAGCTACAAGGGAGACAACATCAATGGTGACACTTTTGATGAGAAATCTAGGATCCCTGATCCTAATAGGATGATTCGGGCTTACACTCAGTCTGCTGCTACTTTGAACCTTCTTCGAGCCTTTGCCACTGGAGGTTATGCTGCTATGCAAAGAGTTACTCAGTGGaatcttgattttgttgaagATAGTGAGCAATCTGACAG GTACCAGGAATTAGGTAACAGGGTTGATGAGGCCTTGGGGTTCATGTCTGCATGTGGACTTGGCAAGGATCATCCACTCATGACTACAACTGATTTCTACACATCCCATGAGTGCTTGCTTCTCCCTTACGAGCAATCGTTAACAAGGTTGGACTCTACTTCTGGTCTCTACTATGATTGCTCTGCACACATGGTTTGGTGCGGGGAGCGTACCAGACAATTGGATGGTGCTCATGTCGAGTTTCTCAGGGGGATTGCTAATCCTCTGGGCATTAAG GTGAGCAACAAAATGGATCCCAATGAGCTGGTCAAGCTAGTAGAAATCCTGAATCCTAACAACAAGCCTGGAAGAATCACTGTGATTGTGAGAATGGGTGCCGAGAACATGAGAGTTAAGCTTCCCCACCTGATCAGAGCAGTCCGCAGATCAGGCCAGATTGTGACATGGGTATGCGATCCAATGCATGGGAACACCATCAAAGCACCTTGCGGTCTTAAAACACGTGCCTTCGACTCAATCCTG GCTGAAGTCCGAGCATTCCTTGATGTGCACGAGCAAGAAGGAAGCCACGCGGGTGGTATCCATCTCGAGATGACAGGTCAGAACGTGACAGAATGCATTGGAGGGTCCCGCACTGTGACCTACGATGACCTCAGTTCTCGCTACCATACACACTGTGACCCAAGGCTCAACGCCTCTCAGTCTCTTGAACTGGCCTTCATTGTTGCTGAACGGCTCAGGAAGAGAAGAACGAGTAGCTAA